One part of the Cyprinus carpio isolate SPL01 chromosome B12, ASM1834038v1, whole genome shotgun sequence genome encodes these proteins:
- the LOC109087775 gene encoding mucin-22-like isoform X13, with the protein MTSAETATLGITSAETTTISVERTTLGTTSAETATLGITSAESTTTSAESTTLGTTSAETSTLGITSAETTTTSVESTTLGMTSAETATLGITSAETTTTSVESTTLGTTSAENTTTSVESTTLGTTSAETTTTSVESTTLGTASAESTTLGITSAETTTISVESTTLGTTSAETTTTSVERTTMGTTAAETATLGSTSAASTSLVTPIVESTTLGATTAEKTSSASSTGILETSMLVTTNAGTTATTPASISAVETTIAQTTTPAETMTLDTTSAASTLLGITSATSISLGTTSVESTTVSTTSAKTTTLVTPFVESTTLGTTSAEKTSSASSTGILGTSTLVTTAGTTTPGSTSAVETTMAQTTYFSEIIALGSSSVESTTTSVEGTTLGTISAETTTLGTTSVGSITLGTTSAEKTSSASSTGILETSMLVTTAGTTAGMPYSTSAVEVLDGTFAETPSVSSAGTTAIGTPVLTPAVETTMAQTTIRHHYCRNNYLLHNFCKKHSWSLFCKGYQLCAN; encoded by the exons ATGACTTCTGCGGAAACGGCTACCCTTGGCatcacttctgcagaaactactaccatTTCTGTAGAAAGAACAACCCTAGGCACAACTTCTGCAGAAACAGCTACCCTTGGCATCACTTCTGCAGAATCTACTACCACTTCTGCagaaagcacaaccctgggcACAACTTCTGCAGAAACGAGTACCCTTGGCatcacttctgcagaaactactacc ACTTCtgtagaaagcacaaccctgggTATGACTTCTGCAGAAACGGCTACCCTTGGCatcacttctgcagaaactactaccacttctgtagaaagcacaaccctgggcACGACTTCTGCAGAAAATactaccacttctgtagaaagcacaaccctgggcacaacttctgcagaaactactaccacttctgtagaaagcacaaccctgggcACAGCCTCTGCTGAATCTACTACCCTTGGCatcacttctgcagaaactactacaatttctgtagaaagcacaaccctgggcacgacttctgcagaaactactaccacttctgtagaaagaACAACCATGGGAACCACTGCTGCAGAAACTGCTACCCTTGGCTCTACTTCTGCAGCAAGTACCTCACTTGTCACACCTATTGTAGAAAGCACAACCCTTGGTGCCACTACTGCAGAAAAAACATCCTCTGCAAGTTCAACAGGAATCTTGGAAACATCCATGCTTGTAACAACAAATGCTGGAACAACAGCAACTACTCCTGCTTCAATATCTGCAGTTGAAACCACAATAGCTCAAACTACCACTCCTGCAGAAACTATGACCCTTGACACCACTTCTGCGGCAAGTACCTTACTTGGCATAACTTCTGCAACCAGTATCTCACTTggcaccacttctgtagaaagtACAACCGTGAGCACAACCTCTGCAAAAACTACTACCCTTGTCACCCCTTTTGTAGAAAGCACAACCCTTGGCACCACTTCTGCAGAAAAAACATCCTCTGCAAGTTCAACAGGAATCTTGGGAACATCCACGCTTGTAACAACTGCTGGAACAACAACGCCTGGCTCAACATCTGCAGTCGAAACCACAATGGCTCAAACtacatatttttcagaaattattgCACTTGGCTCTTCTTCTGTTGAAAGTACTACTACTTCTGTAGAAGGTACAACTCTGGGCACCatttctgcagaaactactacccttGGCACCACTTCTGTAGGAAGCATTACCCTTGGCACCACTTCTGCAGAAAAAACATCTTCTGCAAGTTCAACAGGAATCTTGGAAACATCCATGCTTGTAACAACTGCTGGAACAACAGCAGGTATGCCTTACTCCACATCTGCAGTTGAAGTGCTTGATGGCACTTTTGCTGAAACACCCTCAGTTAGTTCAGCAGGAACTACAGCTATAGGCACACCTGTCTTAACGCCTGCTGTTGAAACCACAATGGCTCAAACTACCATTAGGCACCACTACTGTAGAAACAACTACCTTTTGCATAACTTCTGTAAAAAACACAGTTGGTCCCTCTTTTGTAAAGGGTACCAGTTGTGCGCAAACTAG
- the LOC109087775 gene encoding mucin-3A-like isoform X9, whose translation MGRFTHTKAVPMHQKESWAINAADDLLQRVLCFKLGMSRQLPRAVLWNSHHTVFVKLKRSTVKDGIFRLDYLDVAGKLQTVMLSCVQQTFKKDIRKRRQNPFDFIREYDSVPTVGANLGLLDFEVKPTVPCGEFEKTPKTTQMMLASSTTTFSDPSTWTNTNPFRSPEITIGTTQKAETSSAATQSSGMTKTVTSVVDADAEFGTDFYFKPTVPCGEFEETPKTTQRILPSSTPIHPDPTSWTNAEPFRPPDITLGTTKEGESSSAATQPDRITKTATPVVDADVEFGTDFDLSTPTVPCGELEKNLKTTQRTLSSSIPTQTGQSTLKSTRHDSEWGFSNIPLTSLSSAETTHSVSSTEIVLKTFTPVMTTAGATTLPETMPYLTSVAGTTIALITTSAETTFPDTTSIETTSQRTNTAEIMPSNSSTINTLGASTNVMTTVGAPISPDPTPAATFAVETTMAKTTTETATLAPTAEETTNFVTSSAENTSLVSSTGIVLETLTPVMTTAGKTTAALTNPGLTSAIESTMNQTSAPSETTTLGITSVESTTQRTTSAGPSTLGATSVESTTLGTTSAQTTSSISSTRILETSMLVMTTAQPMASSLTTPALTSAVETTLAQTTHFTEISTLEGISAASTSLDTPFEGSTTLGTTSAESTTLGITYAETTSTSVESTTLGTISAETTTTSVESTTLGTTSGETTTTSVESTTLGTISGETTTTSVETTTLGTTSAESTTLGITSAETISTSIESTTLGTTSAETTALGITSAETTTTSEERTTLGTTAAETTTLSTTSVESTTLRTTSAGKTSSVSSTGILETSKLVMTTAGTAASTITMPVSTSAVETTMAQTIFIETTTLGITSTEISTTSEERTTLETITFGTTSVESTTLGTTSAETTTTSVESTTLGTTSAETTTTSVESTTLGTTSAETSTLGITSAETTTTSVESTTLGTTSAETTTTSVESTTLGTTSAETATLGITSAETTTTSVERTTLGTTSAETTTTSVESTTLGTTSAETATLGITSAETTTLGITSTEMSTTSEERTTLETITFGTTSAESTTLRTTSAESTTLGTTSAETATLVITSAETTTISVEKTTLGTTSAETTTTSVESTTLGTTSAETATLGITSAETTTSSVESTTLGMTSAETTTLGITSTEMSTTSEERTTLETITFGTTSVESTTLGTTSAESTTLGTTSAETAILGITSAETTTISVEKTTLGTTSAETTTSSVESTTLGMTSAETTTLGITSTEIPSTSEERTTLETITFGTTSVESTTLGTTSAETATLGITSAETTTTSLESTTLGMTSAETATLGITSAETTTLGITSAETTSTSVESTTLGTTSAETTTTSVESTTLGTTSAESTTLGITSAETTTISVERTTLGTTSAENTTTSVESTTLGTTSAETTTTSVESTTLGMTSAETATLGITSAETTTISVERTTLGTTSAETATLGITSAENYYHFCRKNNPGHDFCRKYYHFCRKHNPGHNFCRNYYHFCRKHNPGHNLC comes from the exons GTATGTCCAGGCAATTGCCTCGTGCAGTTCTTTGGAATAGTCACCATACTGTGTTTGTCAAATTGAAACGCTCCACAGTCAAG GATGGTATTTTCCGGCTGGATTATCTTGATGTGGCTGGAAAATTGCAGACAGTCATGTTGTCCTGTGTTCAACAGACGTTTAAAAAGGACATCAGAAAACGAAGACAAAACCCTTTTGATTTTATTCGGGAATATGATTCAGTACCTACTGTTGGGGCAAATTTAGGTCTTTTGGACTTTGAAGTCAAACCCACTGTTCCTTGTGGGGAATTTGAAAAAACACCTAAAACGACCCAAATGATGCTTGCATCCAGCACAACAACATTTTCAGACCCCAGTACATGGACAAACACAAATCCCTTTAGGTCACCTGAGATAACTATTGGAACAACCCAGAAAGCAGAAACCTCAAGTGCTGCTACACAGTCAAGTGGAATGACCAAAACTGTAACTTCTGTTGTTGATGCTGATGCAGAATTTGGGACCGATTTTTATTTCAAACCCACTGTTCCATGCGGGGAATTTGAAGAAACTCCTAAAACTACCCAAAGGATACTTCCATCCAGCACACCTATACATCCTGATCCCACTTCATGGACAAACGCAGAACCCTTCAGGCCACCAGATATTACTCTTGGTACAACCAAAGAAGGGGAATCCTCAAGTGCAGCTACACAACCAGACAGGATCACCAAAACTGCAACTCCTGTTGTTGATGCCGATGTAGAGTTTGGGACAGATTTTGACCTTTCCACACCCACTGTTCCCTGTGGGGAACTTgaaaaaaaccttaaaactaCCCAAAGAACACTTTCATCAAGTATTCCCACTCAAACAGGCCAGTCTACATTGAAAAGCACAAGACATGACTCTGAATGGGGTTTCTCAAATATCCCATTGACTTCTTTGAGTTCTGCAGAAACAACTCACTCAGTTAGCTCAACAGAAATTGTATTGAAAACATTCACACCTGTTATGACAACTGCTGGAGCAACAACCTTACCTGAAACCATGCCTTATTTAACATCTGTTGCTGGAACCACAATAGCTCTGATAACTACTTCTGCTGAAACTACTTTTCCAGACACCACTTCCATAGAAACTACTTCTCAGAGAACTAATACTGCTGAAATAATGCCCTCCAATAGTTCAACAATAAATACTTTAGGAGCATCCACAAATGTAATGACAACTGTTGGAGCACCAATCTCACCTGACCCAACACCTGCCGCAACGTTTGCTGTTGAAACCACAATGGCTAAAACTACCACAGAGACTGCAACCCTTGcccccactgctgaagaaactaCTAACTTTGTCACCTCTTCTGCTGAAAATACATCCTTAGTTAGTTCAACAGGAATAGTATTGGAAACGTTGACACCAGTAATGACCACTGCTGGAAAAACAACTGCAGCTTTAACCAACCCTGGCTTAACATCTGCTATTGAATCAACAATGAATCAAACTAGCGCTCCTTCAGAAACTACTACCCTTGGCATCACTTCTGTTGAAAGCACAACCCAGAGAACCACTTCTGCAGGACCTTCTACCCTTGGAGCCACTTCTGTGGAAAGCACAACCCTGGGCACAACTTCTGCACAAACAACATCCTCTATAAGTTCAACAAGAATCTTGGAAACATCCATGCTTGTAATGACAACTGCTCAGCCAATGGCATCCAGCTTAACTACCCCTGCCTTAACATCTGCTGTTGAAACCACATTGGCTCAAACTACACATTTTACAGAAATTAGTACGCTTGAGGGCATTTCTGCAGCAAGTACTTCACTTGACACCCCTtttgaaggaagtacaaccttggGCACAACCTCTGCTGAATCTACTACCCTTGGCATCACTTATGCAGAAACCACTTCTACTTCtgtagaaagcacaaccctgggcacgatttctgcagaaactactaccacttctgtagaaagcacaaccctgggcACGACTTCTGGAGAAACTactaccacttctgtagaaagcacaaccctgggcACGATTTCTGGAGAAACTactaccacttctgtagaaaccaCAACCCTGGGCACAACCTCTGCTGAATCTACTACCCTTGGCATCACTTCTGCCGAAACCATTTCTACTTCTAtagaaagcacaaccctgggcacgacttctgcagaaactactgcccttggcatcacttctgcagaaactactacaaCTTCTGAAGAAAGAACCACCCTGGGAACCACtgctgcagaaactactacccttagtaccacttctgtagaaagcacTACCTTGCGCACCACTTCTGCAG GAAAAACATCCTCTGTAAGTTCAACAGGAATCTTGGAAACATCCAAGCTTGTGATGACAACTGCTGGAACCGCAGCATCAACCATAACTATGCCTGTCTCAACATCTGCGGTTGAAACCACAATGGCTCAGACTATTTTTATAGAAACTACTACCCTTGGCATCACTTCCACAGAAATTTCTACCACTTCTGAAGAAAGAACAACCCTGGAAACCATTACCTTTggcaccacttctgtagaaagcacaaccctgg GcacaacttctgcagaaactactaccacttctgtagaaagcacaaccctgggcacaacttctgcagaaactactaccacttctgtagaaagcacaaccctgggcACAACTTCTGCAGAAACGAGTACCCTTGGCatcacttctgcagaaactactaccacttctgtagaaagcacaaccctgggcacaacttctgcagaaactactaccacttctgtagaaagcacaaccctgggcACAACTTCTGCAGAAACGGCTACCCTTGGCatcacttctgcagaaactactaccacttctgtagaaagaACAACCCTAGGcacaacttctgcagaaactactaccacttctgtagaaagcacaaccctgggcACAACTTCTGCAGAAACGGCTACCCTTGGCatc acttctgcagaaactactacccttGGCATCACTTCCACAGAAATGTCTACCACTTCTGAAGAAAGAACAACCCTGGAAACTATTACTTTTGGCACCACTTCTGCAGAAAGCACAACCCTGCGCACAACTTCTGCagaaagcacaaccctgggcACAACTTCTGCAGAAACAGCTACCCTTGTCatcacttctgcagaaactactaccatTTCTGTAGAAAAAACAACCCTAGGcacaacttctgcagaaactactaccacttctgtagaaagcacaaccctgggcACAACTTCTGCAGAAACGGCTACCCTTGGCatcacttctgcagaaactactacctcttctgtagaaagcacaaccctgggtatgacttctgcagaaactactacccttGGCATCACTTCCACAGAAATGTCTACCACTTCTGAAGAAAGAACAACCCTGGAAACCATTACCTTTggcaccacttctgtagaaagcacaaccctgggcacaacttctgcagaaagcacaaccctgggcACAACTTCTGCAGAAACGGCTATCCTTGGCatcacttctgcagaaactactaccatTTCTGTAGAAAAAACAACCCTAGGcacaacttctgcagaaactactacctcttctgtagaaagcacaaccctgggtatgacttctgcagaaactactacccttGGCATCACTTCCACAGAAATTCCTTCCACTTCTGAAGAAAGAACAACCCTGGAAACTATTACCTTTggcaccacttctgtagaaagcacaaccctgggcACAACTTCTGCAGAAACGGCTACCCTTGGCatcacttctgcagaaactactaccacttctttagaaagcacaaccctgggTATGACTTCTGCGGAAACGGCTACCCTTGGCatcacttctgcagaaa CTACTACCCTTGGCATCACTTCTGCAGAAACCACTTCTACTTCtgtagaaagcacaaccctgggcacgacttctgcagaaactactaccacttctgtagaaagcacaaccctgggcACAACCTCTGCTGAATCTACTACCCTTGGCatcacttctgcagaaactactaccatTTCTGTAGAAAGAACAACCCTGGGCACGACTTCTGCAGAAAATactaccacttctgtagaaagcacaaccctgggcacgacttctgcagaaactactaccacttctgtagaaagcacaaccctgggTATGACTTCTGCAGAAACGGCTACCCTTGGCatcacttctgcagaaactactaccatTTCTGTAGAAAGAACAACCCTAGGCACAACTTCTGCAGAAACAGCTACCCTTGGCATCACTTCTGCAGAAAACTACTACCATTTCTGTAGAAAGAACAACCCTGGGCACGACTTCTGCAGAAAATactaccacttctgtagaaagcacaaccctgggcacaacttctgcagaaactactaccacttctgtagaaagcacaaccctgggcACAACCTCTGCTGA
- the LOC109087775 gene encoding mucin-3A-like isoform X12, with protein sequence MTTAGTAASTITMPVSTSAVETTMAQTIFIETTTLGITSTEISTTSEERTTLETITFGTTSVESTTLGTTSAETTTTSVESTTLGTTSAETTTTSVESTTLGTTSAETSTLGITSAETTTTSVESTTLGTTSAETTTTSVESTTLGTTSAETATLGITSAETTTTSVERTTLGTTSAETTTTSVESTTLGTTSAETATLGITSAETTTLGITSTEMSTTSEERTTLETITFGTTSAESTTLRTTSAESTTLGTTSAETATLVITSAETTTISVEKTTLGTTSAETTTTSVESTTLGTTSAETATLGITSAETTTSSVESTTLGMTSAETTTLGITSTEMSTTSEERTTLETITFGTTSVESTTLGTTSAESTTLGTTSAETAILGITSAETTTISVEKTTLGTTSAETTTSSVESTTLGMTSAETTTLGITSTEIPSTSEERTTLETITFGTTSVESTTLGTTSAETATLGITSAETTTTSLESTTLGMTSAETATLGITSAETTTLGITSAETTSTSVESTTLGTTSAETTTTSVESTTLGTTSAESTTLGITSAETTTISVERTTLGTTSAENTTTSVESTTLGTTSAETTTTSVESTTLGMTSAETATLGITSAETTTISVERTTLGTTSAETATLGITSAENYYHFCRKNNPGHDFCRKYYHFCRKHNPGHNFCRNYYHFCRKHNPGHNLC encoded by the exons ATGACAACTGCTGGAACCGCAGCATCAACCATAACTATGCCTGTCTCAACATCTGCGGTTGAAACCACAATGGCTCAGACTATTTTTATAGAAACTACTACCCTTGGCATCACTTCCACAGAAATTTCTACCACTTCTGAAGAAAGAACAACCCTGGAAACCATTACCTTTggcaccacttctgtagaaagcacaaccctgg GcacaacttctgcagaaactactaccacttctgtagaaagcacaaccctgggcacaacttctgcagaaactactaccacttctgtagaaagcacaaccctgggcACAACTTCTGCAGAAACGAGTACCCTTGGCatcacttctgcagaaactactaccacttctgtagaaagcacaaccctgggcacaacttctgcagaaactactaccacttctgtagaaagcacaaccctgggcACAACTTCTGCAGAAACGGCTACCCTTGGCatcacttctgcagaaactactaccacttctgtagaaagaACAACCCTAGGcacaacttctgcagaaactactaccacttctgtagaaagcacaaccctgggcACAACTTCTGCAGAAACGGCTACCCTTGGCatc acttctgcagaaactactacccttGGCATCACTTCCACAGAAATGTCTACCACTTCTGAAGAAAGAACAACCCTGGAAACTATTACTTTTGGCACCACTTCTGCAGAAAGCACAACCCTGCGCACAACTTCTGCagaaagcacaaccctgggcACAACTTCTGCAGAAACAGCTACCCTTGTCatcacttctgcagaaactactaccatTTCTGTAGAAAAAACAACCCTAGGcacaacttctgcagaaactactaccacttctgtagaaagcacaaccctgggcACAACTTCTGCAGAAACGGCTACCCTTGGCatcacttctgcagaaactactacctcttctgtagaaagcacaaccctgggtatgacttctgcagaaactactacccttGGCATCACTTCCACAGAAATGTCTACCACTTCTGAAGAAAGAACAACCCTGGAAACCATTACCTTTggcaccacttctgtagaaagcacaaccctgggcacaacttctgcagaaagcacaaccctgggcACAACTTCTGCAGAAACGGCTATCCTTGGCatcacttctgcagaaactactaccatTTCTGTAGAAAAAACAACCCTAGGcacaacttctgcagaaactactacctcttctgtagaaagcacaaccctgggtatgacttctgcagaaactactacccttGGCATCACTTCCACAGAAATTCCTTCCACTTCTGAAGAAAGAACAACCCTGGAAACTATTACCTTTggcaccacttctgtagaaagcacaaccctgggcACAACTTCTGCAGAAACGGCTACCCTTGGCatcacttctgcagaaactactaccacttctttagaaagcacaaccctgggTATGACTTCTGCGGAAACGGCTACCCTTGGCatcacttctgcagaaa CTACTACCCTTGGCATCACTTCTGCAGAAACCACTTCTACTTCtgtagaaagcacaaccctgggcacgacttctgcagaaactactaccacttctgtagaaagcacaaccctgggcACAACCTCTGCTGAATCTACTACCCTTGGCatcacttctgcagaaactactaccatTTCTGTAGAAAGAACAACCCTGGGCACGACTTCTGCAGAAAATactaccacttctgtagaaagcacaaccctgggcacgacttctgcagaaactactaccacttctgtagaaagcacaaccctgggTATGACTTCTGCAGAAACGGCTACCCTTGGCatcacttctgcagaaactactaccatTTCTGTAGAAAGAACAACCCTAGGCACAACTTCTGCAGAAACAGCTACCCTTGGCATCACTTCTGCAGAAAACTACTACCATTTCTGTAGAAAGAACAACCCTGGGCACGACTTCTGCAGAAAATactaccacttctgtagaaagcacaaccctgggcacaacttctgcagaaactactaccacttctgtagaaagcacaaccctgggcACAACCTCTGCTGA
- the LOC109087775 gene encoding probable GPI-anchored adhesin-like protein PGA18 isoform X14, translating into MSTTSEERTTLETITFGTTSAESTTLRTTSAESTTLGTTSAETATLVITSAETTTISVEKTTLGTTSAETTTTSVESTTLGTTSAETATLGITSAETTTSSVESTTLGMTSAETTTLGITSTEMSTTSEERTTLETITFGTTSVESTTLGTTSAESTTLGTTSAETAILGITSAETTTISVEKTTLGTTSAETTTSSVESTTLGMTSAETTTLGITSTEIPSTSEERTTLETITFGTTSVESTTLGTTSAETATLGITSAETTTTSLESTTLGMTSAETATLGITSAETTTLGITSAETTSTSVESTTLGTTSAETTTTSVESTTLGTTSAESTTLGITSAETTTISVERTTLGTTSAENTTTSVESTTLGTTSAETTTTSVESTTLGMTSAETATLGITSAETTTISVERTTLGTTSAETATLGITSAENYYHFCRKNNPGHDFCRKYYHFCRKHNPGHNFCRNYYHFCRKHNPGHNLC; encoded by the exons ATGTCTACCACTTCTGAAGAAAGAACAACCCTGGAAACTATTACTTTTGGCACCACTTCTGCAGAAAGCACAACCCTGCGCACAACTTCTGCagaaagcacaaccctgggcACAACTTCTGCAGAAACAGCTACCCTTGTCatcacttctgcagaaactactaccatTTCTGTAGAAAAAACAACCCTAGGcacaacttctgcagaaactactaccacttctgtagaaagcacaaccctgggcACAACTTCTGCAGAAACGGCTACCCTTGGCatcacttctgcagaaactactacctcttctgtagaaagcacaaccctgggtatgacttctgcagaaactactacccttGGCATCACTTCCACAGAAATGTCTACCACTTCTGAAGAAAGAACAACCCTGGAAACCATTACCTTTggcaccacttctgtagaaagcacaaccctgggcacaacttctgcagaaagcacaaccctgggcACAACTTCTGCAGAAACGGCTATCCTTGGCatcacttctgcagaaactactaccatTTCTGTAGAAAAAACAACCCTAGGcacaacttctgcagaaactactacctcttctgtagaaagcacaaccctgggtatgacttctgcagaaactactacccttGGCATCACTTCCACAGAAATTCCTTCCACTTCTGAAGAAAGAACAACCCTGGAAACTATTACCTTTggcaccacttctgtagaaagcacaaccctgggcACAACTTCTGCAGAAACGGCTACCCTTGGCatcacttctgcagaaactactaccacttctttagaaagcacaaccctgggTATGACTTCTGCGGAAACGGCTACCCTTGGCatcacttctgcagaaa CTACTACCCTTGGCATCACTTCTGCAGAAACCACTTCTACTTCtgtagaaagcacaaccctgggcacgacttctgcagaaactactaccacttctgtagaaagcacaaccctgggcACAACCTCTGCTGAATCTACTACCCTTGGCatcacttctgcagaaactactaccatTTCTGTAGAAAGAACAACCCTGGGCACGACTTCTGCAGAAAATactaccacttctgtagaaagcacaaccctgggcacgacttctgcagaaactactaccacttctgtagaaagcacaaccctgggTATGACTTCTGCAGAAACGGCTACCCTTGGCatcacttctgcagaaactactaccatTTCTGTAGAAAGAACAACCCTAGGCACAACTTCTGCAGAAACAGCTACCCTTGGCATCACTTCTGCAGAAAACTACTACCATTTCTGTAGAAAGAACAACCCTGGGCACGACTTCTGCAGAAAATactaccacttctgtagaaagcacaaccctgggcacaacttctgcagaaactactaccacttctgtagaaagcacaaccctgggcACAACCTCTGCTGA